In bacterium, a genomic segment contains:
- a CDS encoding acyl-CoA dehydrogenase: protein MGLILSEDQLILRDMAKSFCDEKSPIERMRQLRDTQDETGFTRELWKEMGELGWIGILFPEALGGADMGHGELGVVLGECGRVLAPEPFMSTVLLGGNAILLGGSEPLQKELLPDVCDGNRILCLAFQEHGRFAPYAIETSATRDGDSFRVRGEKQFVLDGHMADQIVVVARTAGGAGERDGLTLLVLDAETSGVSIQRTEMIDGRNAARITFDDVVVDAARILGETDGGADILDPVFDRATIGLCAEMLGSFEEAFERTLEYLKTREQFGVKIGTFQGLRHRAAQMFGELEFARSVVRDAQSSIDDGRDDVAECASGAKARCSDVANLIGGEAVQMHGGIGMTDEEEIGLFFKRLKAAEFTLGDGIYHRNRYASLRGY from the coding sequence TGGCGAAGAGCTTCTGCGACGAGAAGTCGCCCATCGAGCGCATGCGCCAGCTTCGCGATACCCAAGACGAAACCGGCTTCACGCGGGAACTCTGGAAGGAAATGGGAGAGCTCGGCTGGATCGGCATCCTGTTTCCCGAAGCGCTCGGCGGGGCCGACATGGGTCATGGCGAGCTTGGTGTCGTACTCGGAGAATGCGGGCGCGTGTTGGCACCAGAGCCCTTCATGTCGACCGTGCTACTTGGTGGCAATGCAATCTTGTTAGGCGGAAGCGAGCCGTTGCAGAAGGAATTGCTTCCCGACGTGTGCGACGGGAATCGGATTCTCTGTCTGGCCTTTCAGGAGCACGGTCGTTTCGCACCTTATGCAATCGAGACCAGTGCTACACGCGACGGTGACAGTTTCCGGGTTCGGGGAGAGAAGCAGTTCGTGCTCGATGGCCACATGGCCGACCAGATCGTCGTCGTCGCCCGAACGGCGGGAGGCGCAGGCGAGCGGGATGGCTTGACCCTTCTGGTCCTGGATGCCGAAACGAGCGGCGTTTCGATCCAGCGCACCGAGATGATCGACGGCCGCAACGCAGCACGCATCACGTTTGATGATGTGGTCGTCGATGCTGCCCGAATCCTCGGTGAGACCGACGGTGGGGCCGACATCCTGGATCCGGTCTTTGACCGCGCGACGATTGGGCTTTGTGCCGAAATGCTCGGCAGCTTCGAAGAAGCCTTCGAGCGCACCCTCGAATATCTGAAGACCCGCGAGCAGTTCGGGGTCAAGATCGGAACATTCCAGGGGCTGCGTCACCGCGCCGCACAGATGTTCGGAGAACTCGAATTCGCACGCTCCGTCGTGCGCGATGCGCAAAGCTCGATCGATGACGGCCGGGATGACGTCGCAGAATGTGCGAGTGGCGCAAAGGCGCGTTGTTCGGACGTTGCGAATCTGATCGGTGGCGAGGCGGTCCAGATGCACGGTGGCATCGGGATGACGGACGAAGAGGAGATCGGACTCTTCTTCAAGCGCCTCAAAGCGGCCGAATTCACCCTCGGTGATGGCATCTACCACCGCAACCGATACGCCAGCCTGCGCGGCTACTAG